In Sphingobacterium thalpophilum, a genomic segment contains:
- the pheS gene encoding phenylalanine--tRNA ligase subunit alpha, with the protein MLQDRITQYTEEIKAFAPASSADVENFRLKFLVSKGIVKNLFDEFKTVTPEEKRTLGKVLNEFKQLAENTFKEAQEKFGSGEKQKSQELAGDLTLPGQGFQLGSRHPISLVRKEIVEIFKKLGFIVSEGPEIEDDWHNFSALNFPPEHPARDMQDTFFIKKQEGNDITLRTHTSSVQVRLMEAGKPPFRAIMPGRVYRNEAISARAHCFFHQVEGLYVDENVSFADLKQTLYHFVQEMYGEGTKVRFRPSYFPFTEPSAEMDISCTICKGAGCNLCKYSGWVEILGCGMVDPNVLDNCGIDSKKYSGFAFGMGIERITNLKYVIKDLRLFSENDTRFLSQFETELI; encoded by the coding sequence ATGTTGCAAGATAGAATTACGCAGTATACTGAAGAGATTAAGGCATTTGCGCCAGCTTCTTCAGCCGATGTAGAAAATTTCAGATTGAAGTTTTTGGTTTCCAAAGGGATTGTGAAAAATCTTTTTGATGAATTCAAAACAGTTACGCCTGAAGAGAAGCGTACTTTGGGAAAAGTGTTGAATGAATTTAAGCAGTTAGCAGAAAATACATTCAAAGAAGCACAAGAAAAGTTCGGGTCTGGTGAGAAGCAAAAATCCCAGGAACTAGCGGGTGATTTAACATTGCCTGGTCAAGGTTTTCAGCTGGGGTCTAGACATCCCATCTCTTTAGTTCGTAAAGAAATTGTTGAAATTTTCAAGAAATTAGGCTTTATTGTATCAGAAGGACCGGAAATTGAAGATGATTGGCATAATTTCTCCGCACTAAATTTTCCGCCGGAACATCCTGCGCGTGATATGCAAGATACTTTCTTTATCAAAAAACAAGAAGGTAATGACATTACATTGAGAACGCACACCTCTTCGGTTCAGGTGCGTTTAATGGAAGCCGGGAAACCGCCATTTCGTGCGATAATGCCTGGACGTGTTTATAGAAATGAAGCTATATCAGCCCGTGCGCACTGTTTCTTTCATCAGGTAGAAGGTTTATATGTAGACGAAAATGTTTCTTTTGCCGATTTGAAACAAACGTTATATCATTTTGTTCAAGAGATGTATGGTGAAGGTACCAAAGTGCGTTTCCGTCCGTCCTATTTTCCTTTCACTGAACCTTCGGCCGAAATGGATATCTCCTGTACAATCTGCAAGGGGGCAGGGTGTAACTTGTGTAAGTACTCTGGCTGGGTAGAAATTTTAGGTTGCGGTATGGTCGATCCTAACGTGCTTGATAACTGTGGTATCGATAGTAAAAAGTATTCTGGTTTTGCTTTTGGTATGGGAATAGAACGTATCACAAACCTTAAATATGTGATTAAAGACTTACGTCTTTTCTCAGAAAATGACACACGTTTCTTGTCTCAATTTGAGACTGAATTAATATAA